A section of the Pseudomonadota bacterium genome encodes:
- a CDS encoding DsbA family oxidoreductase, which translates to MTTSTILEVFSDYVUPWCYFSTVRTEQLRKDYDIEVRWLAFPLHPDTPEDGVTLEELFSGSSVDIKGITQRLKRVADGLGLPLTEQKRTYNTRLAQELAKWAEYKGNGEQFHEAVFRAYFVANKNIGKADVLVDVAESLGLPGEEARSVIESRTFREAVDSDWSRSRALGIRAVPAFVVNGREVTGFQPYDVLAKFLKTCGTIERQNAVPE; encoded by the coding sequence ATGACTACGTCAACGATACTTGAGGTATTCTCGGATTATGTCTGACCCTGGTGCTATTTCAGTACCGTGCGTACTGAGCAACTGAGGAAGGATTATGACATCGAGGTCCGATGGCTCGCTTTCCCCCTCCACCCCGATACACCTGAAGACGGGGTCACACTGGAAGAACTTTTCTCCGGCTCGTCAGTAGACATCAAGGGTATCACGCAACGGTTAAAACGTGTGGCTGACGGATTAGGCTTACCCCTGACCGAGCAGAAAAGGACATACAACACCCGCTTGGCTCAGGAATTGGCCAAGTGGGCGGAATACAAAGGCAACGGGGAACAGTTTCACGAAGCGGTGTTCCGAGCATATTTCGTCGCCAATAAGAATATTGGGAAAGCGGATGTATTGGTTGACGTTGCAGAGTCATTAGGCCTTCCCGGTGAGGAGGCGAGATCTGTCATCGAATCGAGGACGTTCAGAGAGGCAGTTGATTCCGATTGGTCCCGGTCTCGCGCCTTGGGCATAAGAGCAGTTCCTGCCTTTGTGGTTAATGGCCGCGAGGTTACGGGGTTCCAACCATACGACGTCCTCGCGAAGTTCCTGAA
- a CDS encoding flavodoxin family protein has product MKVIAFNGSPRKKWNTATLLKKALEGAKSQGAKTELIHLYDLNFKGCISCFACKTIGGKSYGKCAVKDDLTPILKKVEEADALILGSPIYFGTVTGEMRSFMERLMFPYLAYTKPPQSLFPKKVNTGFIYTMNATPEGMKEFGFDQHIVLNERVLQMLFGASESLLSFDTYQFKDYSKVVAGRFDPEKKAKGRKEIFPKDCEKAFDMGARFAKKNG; this is encoded by the coding sequence ATGAAAGTGATTGCATTTAACGGAAGCCCTAGGAAAAAATGGAACACGGCAACACTGCTTAAAAAGGCTCTTGAAGGAGCCAAATCACAGGGGGCAAAAACAGAACTCATCCATCTGTATGATCTGAACTTTAAAGGATGCATCAGCTGTTTTGCCTGCAAAACAATAGGTGGCAAAAGTTATGGCAAATGTGCTGTAAAGGATGACCTGACACCAATCCTGAAAAAGGTAGAGGAAGCCGATGCCCTTATCCTGGGTTCCCCGATCTATTTTGGAACTGTTACCGGAGAGATGAGATCGTTTATGGAACGTTTGATGTTTCCCTATCTGGCTTATACCAAACCTCCACAATCACTTTTCCCCAAAAAGGTCAATACGGGGTTTATTTATACTATGAATGCCACCCCGGAGGGGATGAAAGAATTTGGCTTCGATCAACACATCGTTCTGAATGAAAGGGTCCTGCAGATGTTATTCGGAGCTTCGGAGTCACTTTTAAGCTTTGATACCTATCAGTTTAAGGATTATTCAAAGGTGGTTGCGGGTCGTTTTGACCCAGAGAAGAAAGCAAAGGGACGCAAGGAAATATTTCCAAAGGATTGCGAAAAAGCCTTTGACATGGGAGCTAGATTTGCCAAGAAAAATGGATAG
- a CDS encoding MFS transporter, producing the protein MYSIDSTVVAVAFPNFIKEFNTSVLWAGWTISIYLIAVAMVMPLAGKLSDTFGRKKVFLISLILFTASSLACGLAPNIYTLIACRFLQGIGGASFLPTASGIASDHFPENRERAIGFFTSIFPIGGLIGPNLGGWIVSRYSWRYIFYINLPIGISLIILIIMLFKDSRVFSRPHIDIRGASFISGAILFLMFGLNLVGESFSALSLLSAAVFLALGLSLLLLFFRQEKKETNPIMDLVLLKSKPFLAANLLNMFVGAGVFGIFAFIPLYATSVHKLSTLMSGMILTPRSLGIIPASAIVSFLLKRWGYRWPMVLGLGIISFTTVLLGQSQLWRVMGIQLGSAEILSLLILVNGIGMGIMFPAANNACIELMPETLEEHWEYP; encoded by the coding sequence ATGTACTCCATTGATAGTACGGTAGTTGCTGTAGCCTTCCCCAACTTCATAAAAGAATTCAACACCAGTGTCCTCTGGGCCGGATGGACCATTTCAATTTATTTAATTGCCGTCGCCATGGTGATGCCGTTGGCGGGAAAGCTAAGTGACACCTTCGGCCGTAAGAAAGTTTTCCTCATTTCTCTCATACTTTTCACGGCCAGTTCTCTCGCCTGCGGCCTCGCACCCAATATCTATACGTTGATAGCATGTAGGTTCCTTCAAGGCATTGGAGGAGCAAGTTTTCTTCCAACTGCATCCGGGATTGCGAGCGATCATTTTCCGGAGAATCGGGAAAGGGCCATTGGCTTTTTCACCAGTATTTTCCCCATAGGGGGTCTTATTGGGCCAAACTTAGGGGGATGGATTGTGAGCCGATATTCCTGGCGATACATCTTCTATATCAATTTACCGATCGGCATAAGTTTAATAATTTTAATTATAATGCTGTTTAAAGACTCCAGGGTTTTTTCTCGGCCTCACATAGACATTCGAGGGGCTTCTTTTATCAGTGGGGCGATACTCTTTCTCATGTTCGGCTTGAATCTTGTTGGTGAAAGCTTCTCTGCCCTCTCCCTTCTTTCTGCAGCAGTTTTTTTAGCCCTCGGCCTTTCTTTACTTTTATTATTTTTTCGCCAAGAAAAGAAAGAAACGAACCCAATCATGGACCTTGTTTTGTTAAAATCAAAACCTTTTCTGGCAGCAAACTTATTAAATATGTTTGTAGGTGCTGGAGTTTTTGGAATCTTTGCTTTCATACCACTCTATGCTACCTCAGTGCATAAACTATCGACGTTGATGAGCGGTATGATACTGACTCCCCGATCTTTGGGAATCATTCCCGCCTCAGCTATCGTCAGCTTCCTGCTCAAACGATGGGGGTACCGATGGCCCATGGTGTTGGGTTTGGGTATCATCTCTTTTACGACAGTCCTTCTCGGACAAAGCCAGTTATGGAGAGTGATGGGTATTCAATTGGGAAGTGCTGAAATACTGTCTCTCCTGATACTGGTTAATGGAATTGGTATGGGAATCATGTTTCCCGCTGCCAATAACGCATGTATTGAGCTGATGCCCGAGACGTTGGAGGAGCATTGGGAGTATCCATAA